From the genome of Sphingomonas sp. HMP6, one region includes:
- a CDS encoding histone deacetylase family protein, protein MRRFFSPQQLAHAPATELHNGGFSAHAETPSRAEMIVRAIGGAEEPVDYGDAAIRAVHTVDYLAFLQEAPARWAAAGRPGDAMGYVWPVVGRRSLKLKRIDGLIGRYSFDASTPLTAETWGSAYWSAQSVLAATQAVLGGERAAFALCRPPGHHAGADYLGGYCYLNTAAIAAQAALDAGRARVAILDIDYHHGNGTQDIFWERRDVFYASIHADPATDYPFYWGHADEVGAGDGLGTTLNLPLPQGSGLEPFRRAQGAALEAIARFAPDLLIVSLGVDTWEGDPISHFKLTTADYAVLAADITACGWPTVVAMEGGYAVDALGANVASFLGGF, encoded by the coding sequence ATGCGGCGCTTCTTCTCGCCGCAGCAATTGGCGCACGCCCCCGCGACCGAACTCCACAATGGCGGCTTTTCCGCGCATGCCGAAACGCCGTCGCGCGCCGAGATGATTGTCCGCGCGATCGGCGGGGCGGAGGAGCCGGTCGACTACGGCGACGCGGCGATCCGTGCCGTCCACACTGTAGACTATCTGGCGTTTTTGCAGGAGGCGCCCGCACGCTGGGCGGCGGCAGGGCGGCCGGGGGATGCGATGGGCTATGTCTGGCCGGTGGTCGGACGGCGTTCGCTTAAGCTCAAGCGGATCGACGGGCTGATCGGGCGTTACAGCTTCGATGCCTCGACCCCGCTGACTGCGGAGACATGGGGATCGGCCTATTGGAGCGCGCAGAGCGTGCTGGCGGCGACGCAAGCGGTGCTGGGTGGCGAGCGCGCCGCCTTCGCCTTGTGCCGCCCGCCGGGGCACCATGCGGGCGCGGATTATCTTGGCGGCTATTGCTACCTCAACACCGCCGCGATTGCCGCGCAGGCGGCGCTGGATGCAGGTCGGGCGCGGGTCGCGATTCTCGACATCGACTATCACCACGGCAATGGCACGCAGGACATCTTCTGGGAGCGCCGCGACGTGTTCTACGCCAGCATCCATGCCGATCCGGCGACGGATTACCCCTTCTACTGGGGCCATGCCGATGAAGTGGGCGCGGGCGACGGGTTGGGGACGACGCTGAACCTTCCGCTGCCGCAAGGGTCAGGGCTGGAACCGTTCCGCCGCGCGCAGGGTGCTGCGCTGGAGGCGATTGCTCGGTTCGCGCCCGATCTGCTGATCGTCAGCCTGGGCGTGGATACGTGGGAGGGCGACCCAATCTCGCACTTCAAGCTGACGACTGCAGATTATGCGGTGCTGGCGGCGGATATTACGGCGTGTGGGTGGCCGACGGTGGTGGCGATGGAAGGCGGGTACGCCGTCGATGCTTTGGGCGCGAACGTGGCGAGTTTTCTGGGCGGGTTTTAG
- the nhaA gene encoding Na+/H+ antiporter NhaA, whose product MPIAALARVPRAIIRRARSATRQFLINEASGGIVLIAAAVLAMIAANSALAKDYFDFLHFATGPVLVEQLGPMTVHLWINDGLMAIFFLLVGLEIKREFVDGRLATWERRRLPFIAAAAGMIVPALIYLGVAGGDPAVVRGWAIPAATDIAFAIGVLALLGSRAPPALKLFLTTVAIVDDMGAVAIIAVAYTDHINVLALVGAVAVAGGLYALNRGGVKRLAPYLAGFVVLWLLVLLSGVHATIAGVVTAFLIPITKSPGAPDSAESPLHRLEHALHPYVAFLIVPLFGFANAGVSLVGTSIASLAEPLVLGITLGLFLGKQIGIVGSIALAERLGLARRPGGASWLQIYGVSLLAGIGFTMSLFIGGLAFPDNALLVDEVKLGVLCGSILSGIAGFLVLRFAPRTKRMAEAA is encoded by the coding sequence ATGCCGATCGCCGCGCTGGCCCGGGTGCCGCGCGCGATCATCCGCCGGGCGCGTTCGGCGACGCGGCAGTTCCTGATCAACGAGGCATCGGGCGGGATCGTACTGATCGCCGCCGCCGTGCTGGCGATGATCGCCGCCAATTCGGCGCTGGCCAAAGATTATTTCGATTTCCTCCACTTCGCCACCGGTCCGGTGCTGGTCGAGCAGCTCGGCCCGATGACGGTGCATTTGTGGATCAATGACGGGCTAATGGCGATTTTCTTCCTGCTTGTCGGGCTGGAGATCAAACGCGAGTTCGTCGATGGGCGGCTCGCCACGTGGGAGCGGCGGCGCTTGCCGTTCATTGCGGCGGCAGCGGGGATGATCGTGCCGGCGTTGATCTATCTCGGCGTCGCAGGCGGCGATCCGGCGGTGGTGCGCGGCTGGGCGATCCCGGCGGCGACCGATATCGCCTTTGCGATCGGGGTGCTGGCGCTGCTCGGCTCGCGCGCGCCGCCTGCGCTGAAGCTGTTCCTGACGACGGTCGCGATCGTCGATGACATGGGGGCCGTCGCGATCATCGCGGTCGCCTATACCGACCATATCAACGTGCTTGCGCTGGTGGGCGCGGTGGCGGTCGCAGGCGGACTATACGCGCTCAACCGTGGCGGGGTGAAGCGGCTTGCGCCGTATCTCGCCGGGTTCGTGGTGCTATGGCTGCTGGTGCTGCTGTCGGGGGTCCATGCGACAATCGCCGGGGTGGTGACCGCGTTCCTGATCCCGATCACGAAATCGCCCGGCGCGCCGGATTCGGCCGAATCCCCGCTGCACCGGCTCGAACATGCGCTGCATCCTTATGTCGCCTTCCTGATCGTGCCGCTGTTCGGCTTTGCCAATGCCGGGGTGTCGCTCGTCGGCACGAGCATCGCCTCGCTCGCCGAGCCGCTGGTGCTGGGCATCACGCTCGGGCTGTTTCTGGGCAAGCAGATCGGGATCGTCGGCAGCATTGCGCTGGCCGAGCGGCTTGGCCTTGCGCGGCGCCCGGGTGGGGCGAGCTGGCTGCAGATCTACGGCGTGTCGCTGCTTGCGGGGATCGGCTTTACGATGAGCCTGTTCATCGGTGGGCTGGCGTTTCCGGACAATGCCTTACTGGTCGACGAGGTGAAGCTGGGCGTGCTGTGCGGATCGATCCTGTCGGGCATAGCTGGCTTTCTGGTGTTGCGCTTCGCACCGCGCACGAAACGGATGGCCGAGGCGGCATGA